AAGCCCCTGAATAATACGCCAGCCTTTCAGCGTATGGAGCTTCATTTCGGCAAACTCCTCGGCGGTTAGCGGGCCTTGCTTGCGCAGGATGCGGTCTGGCACCGCGATCTTTCCCACGTCGTGTAAAGAAGCAAAGTGCTCAATGTCGCGCACCGTCTGGCCTGAAAGCCCCAATTCCCGGGCCATTAGCCCGCAGTATTTTGCCACCCGCTGAATATGGCTGCCGGTTTCGTCGTCGTGGGCGCGGTTGACCCTCTCCAGAGCCTGCACCATGTTCCGGTTAACGATACGGCTTTTGCGGATATGGCGGCGCATCATTATCAGCATGCCGAGGCTGAAAAGTGCGGCGATCAGCAAAATCACGCTGATGATTTTAAGCGTGTTTTTCGTCAGGCTCGGGAAGGGGCTATCGTCCGAACGCCGTTCAATCTGCGTTCGGAACTCCGACAGACGATGGATTTGGGTCAGAAGGTGAAACAGCGGATGATCGGGGTCGACCCACGGGCCGATAATGTATTCTGAGCGGGTCACGCCCGCCACCTTTAATACCCCACGAAACAGCTCATTCCCGCGAAGTGTCGTTTCAAGCGAGCTAAGATCGCCGAGGATAAAATCGATTTTGTTATCCTCAATCGCATCGATCAGCTCGTCAATGCTGCGGCGCGTCACCACGATCGCATCGCTGCCAAACCGCTGCGGCAGATAGGTGGCGGCGAAAGATCCCTCCAGCACCCCGACGCGCTGGCTGCGAATGCTCTCCTCATCCCATAAAAACGGCCTGCCGATGGCATTGTAGTAGACGTTGTGCCAGACAATGTCCGGGCCAATGCGCCCCCGGGCATGTTCAGCATCGTCACGCTCCGCAATATCCACCAGACGTACCGGCCACGCCTCGCGGGGCAGGTTGCTGGCATAGTTATCGATAAAGGTAACGTCGACCTTAAGATCCAGCAGGTCACGCATGTCATTGATTAAGTCGATCGCCGTCCCGTGGTAGCCCCGTCGGTCCTTCCAGATAAGCGGCGCGTAATTCTCATTCCTGGGCAGCGTAATCGCTAAGCGGTGATGGTCAATCCACGCCCGTTCGCTGTCGGAGACCACAATGCGGCTGAGCAGATAGTTTCGTTTGCTCTCCTCAAGCGTTCTTTGCAGTTCACCGCTGCGATACGCTTCCCCGATGAACGCGTTAATCTGCTCACGCAAGGG
This region of Enterobacter cancerogenus genomic DNA includes:
- a CDS encoding HD domain-containing phosphohydrolase codes for the protein MHLRCRTPRIVLLLLIAFSWGTPTALLAAEPVPVWIYDANNFESWRTPQGELRGFYPSLIQAINRRLELNLVLKPLSGSEIGQRFASNQYGVYAGVLRTEKRARTKILSARLFDNEVVAASASMTVTHADQLNHTRVLFRRDDATLEGVKQRYPDLRFRSLRLVETSEEAFRLLGEHQADFYINDASEMENTQRHYLISHPFPELRIPVVLGFSPELLPLREQINAFIGEAYRSGELQRTLEESKRNYLLSRIVVSDSERAWIDHHRLAITLPRNENYAPLIWKDRRGYHGTAIDLINDMRDLLDLKVDVTFIDNYASNLPREAWPVRLVDIAERDDAEHARGRIGPDIVWHNVYYNAIGRPFLWDEESIRSQRVGVLEGSFAATYLPQRFGSDAIVVTRRSIDELIDAIEDNKIDFILGDLSSLETTLRGNELFRGVLKVAGVTRSEYIIGPWVDPDHPLFHLLTQIHRLSEFRTQIERRSDDSPFPSLTKNTLKIISVILLIAALFSLGMLIMMRRHIRKSRIVNRNMVQALERVNRAHDDETGSHIQRVAKYCGLMARELGLSGQTVRDIEHFASLHDVGKIAVPDRILRKQGPLTAEEFAEMKLHTLKGWRIIQGLELGAVAENLIHFHHEKWDGSGYPEGLRGDQIPLEARILALADVYDALRQKRVYKPSFSHEEACEVIFKGAGRHFDPQLVALFRLHHERFRTIFDEMAD